A DNA window from Candidatus Sulfidibacterium hydrothermale contains the following coding sequences:
- a CDS encoding ABC-F family ATP-binding cassette domain-containing protein — MNLLSVDKLSKTYGDKVLFEEISFGLHEGDKTALIAGNGTGKSTLFKILAGKDFADSGSFAFRDGLRVAYLEQQPEFEPGISLKELIDTHDSEIRQIIRDYEEAVKRQAEKDTPETREQLNAAINRMDKAEAWDYDRRLTEMFSRFGITRLEQKTETLSGGQKKRIALALTLLDQPEFLLLDEPTNHLDIDMIEWLEKYLSASDITLFMVTHDRYFLDRICNNIMELSDSQIYTYQGNYSYFLEKRAARIEAEQSEREKAEKWMKKELEWLRRMPKARTHKSKARIDAFYETKAKASKKTTDDEIKLQTQTRRLGGKIIEIKNIEKHFGDKKIVENFSYIFKKGERIGLLGKNGVGKSTFLNLLTGKTPPDKGEIIRGDTVSIGYYTQEGLKASPDKTVLEVVKDIAEVIQTGKNKTLTASQFLNYFLFPPKVQQTPVSKLSGGERRRLYLLTVLITNPNFLILDEPTNDLDIVTLNKLEAFLSDFQGCLILVSHDRYFLDRLTDHLFIFEGNGKIKDFYGNYTSYRFSKLNEEKKNKPAEKKPAQPKVKQNNRKLSYKEKREFEQLETEIEQLEKEKAALESTMNTGNLSYQELEETGRQIARLMETLDEKTLRWMELAEKANP, encoded by the coding sequence ATGAACCTGCTTTCCGTTGACAAACTTTCGAAAACTTATGGCGATAAGGTTTTGTTTGAAGAAATCAGTTTTGGCCTGCACGAAGGCGATAAAACAGCACTCATCGCCGGCAACGGAACCGGGAAATCCACCCTTTTTAAAATACTGGCCGGAAAGGACTTTGCCGACAGCGGAAGCTTTGCCTTTCGTGACGGCCTTCGCGTGGCCTATCTGGAACAACAGCCCGAATTTGAGCCGGGAATTTCGCTGAAAGAACTGATTGACACCCACGATTCGGAAATCCGTCAGATCATTCGCGATTATGAAGAAGCCGTAAAACGGCAGGCTGAAAAAGACACCCCCGAAACCCGCGAGCAACTGAATGCAGCTATCAACCGGATGGACAAAGCCGAAGCCTGGGATTACGACCGGCGACTGACAGAAATGTTTTCGCGCTTTGGCATTACCCGTCTGGAACAAAAAACAGAAACCCTTTCGGGAGGCCAGAAAAAACGAATTGCCCTTGCCCTCACCCTGCTCGACCAACCCGAATTTCTGCTGCTCGACGAGCCCACCAACCATCTCGACATCGACATGATCGAATGGCTCGAAAAATACCTGTCCGCTTCGGACATCACCCTTTTTATGGTTACCCACGACCGTTATTTTCTCGACAGGATTTGTAACAACATCATGGAGCTTTCCGACAGCCAAATTTATACCTATCAGGGCAACTATTCCTATTTTCTTGAAAAAAGAGCCGCCCGCATTGAAGCGGAACAATCCGAAAGAGAAAAGGCGGAAAAATGGATGAAAAAAGAGCTCGAATGGCTGCGCCGGATGCCCAAAGCCCGTACCCATAAATCAAAAGCACGTATCGACGCTTTTTATGAAACCAAAGCAAAAGCGTCCAAAAAAACTACGGACGATGAAATAAAACTGCAAACACAAACCCGGCGCCTCGGCGGAAAAATCATCGAAATAAAAAACATTGAGAAACATTTCGGCGATAAAAAAATCGTTGAAAATTTCAGTTACATCTTCAAAAAAGGCGAACGCATCGGGCTGCTTGGCAAAAACGGGGTGGGAAAATCCACTTTTTTAAATCTGCTGACAGGGAAAACCCCACCCGACAAAGGCGAAATCATCCGGGGCGATACCGTTTCCATCGGTTATTACACACAGGAAGGGCTGAAAGCATCACCGGACAAAACCGTACTCGAAGTGGTAAAAGACATTGCCGAAGTTATTCAAACCGGGAAAAACAAAACCCTGACGGCTTCACAGTTTCTGAATTACTTTCTGTTTCCGCCTAAAGTGCAGCAAACACCGGTTTCCAAACTCAGCGGCGGCGAACGGCGAAGGTTGTACCTGCTTACCGTATTGATTACCAACCCCAACTTTCTCATCCTTGATGAGCCCACCAACGATTTGGATATCGTTACCCTAAACAAGTTAGAGGCTTTCCTTTCCGATTTCCAGGGCTGTTTGATACTGGTTTCGCACGACCGGTATTTTCTGGACCGGCTGACCGACCACTTGTTTATTTTCGAAGGCAACGGAAAAATAAAAGATTTTTACGGCAACTACACGTCATACCGGTTCAGCAAACTGAATGAAGAGAAAAAAAACAAACCGGCCGAAAAAAAGCCGGCACAACCAAAAGTAAAACAAAACAACCGGAAACTCAGTTATAAGGAAAAACGCGAATTTGAACAATTAGAAACCGAAATCGAACAACTCGAAAAAGAAAAAGCAGCACTGGAAAGCACCATGAATACCGGAAACCTTTCTTATCAGGAGCTGGAAGAAACCGGCCGGCAGATTGCCCGGCTCATGGAAACACTGGACGAAAAAACCCTGCGCTGGATGGAACTGGCAGAAAAAGCCAACCCGTAA
- a CDS encoding Ldh family oxidoreductase, producing MYSYDYLFAFTQSVFEKMGLPADEARQAADILMRAELRNISTHGLVRLPEYVRLWQNKRITVTPKFTVVHETPSTALVDGGKGLGLVTAPKAMKLAIEKAKTAGTGWVAVRNSYHFGIAGYYAMKALEQDMIGIAMTNANPLVAPTFAKNGMLGTNPIAVAVPAGDEPPFVADFATSPVSRGKVDIYESEGKTVPEGLLQDAGGSPTVDPSALRNGGALRTLGGDTDHGGHKGFCLTSIVDIFSAVFSGANFGPTVVPTLGYVKDKAGAEDRGIGHFFGAMRIDAFQPAADFKAGMDEWIRAFRKAEPVPGRERVIIPGDPERESEKRKMTEGIALGSKTVSGLKTLAEMFDLPFEE from the coding sequence ATGTATTCGTACGATTATCTTTTTGCTTTTACCCAATCGGTGTTTGAAAAAATGGGATTGCCGGCGGATGAGGCCCGTCAGGCGGCCGATATTTTGATGCGGGCCGAGTTACGGAATATTTCCACGCACGGACTGGTGCGGTTGCCCGAATATGTCCGTTTGTGGCAAAATAAACGGATTACCGTTACCCCGAAATTTACTGTGGTTCACGAAACGCCTTCCACAGCCCTGGTGGACGGCGGAAAAGGATTGGGGCTGGTTACGGCGCCCAAAGCCATGAAACTGGCCATTGAAAAGGCCAAAACAGCCGGTACGGGCTGGGTGGCGGTGCGCAATTCGTATCATTTCGGAATTGCCGGTTACTATGCCATGAAAGCGCTGGAACAGGATATGATCGGCATTGCCATGACCAATGCCAATCCGCTGGTGGCGCCTACTTTTGCGAAAAACGGCATGTTGGGGACCAATCCCATTGCCGTGGCTGTTCCGGCAGGCGATGAGCCGCCTTTTGTGGCCGATTTTGCCACTTCGCCTGTCTCGCGCGGAAAAGTGGACATATATGAAAGTGAAGGAAAAACCGTTCCGGAAGGCCTGCTACAGGATGCCGGCGGAAGTCCGACTGTCGATCCTTCGGCTTTGCGTAATGGCGGGGCTTTGCGTACGCTGGGTGGCGACACCGATCATGGCGGGCACAAAGGTTTTTGCCTGACATCTATTGTAGATATTTTTTCGGCTGTGTTTTCCGGTGCCAATTTCGGGCCGACGGTAGTGCCTACCTTGGGTTATGTGAAAGATAAAGCCGGTGCGGAAGATCGCGGTATCGGTCATTTTTTCGGCGCCATGCGTATTGATGCCTTTCAGCCGGCAGCCGATTTTAAAGCCGGTATGGATGAATGGATACGGGCTTTCCGAAAAGCCGAACCGGTGCCGGGTCGCGAACGGGTAATTATTCCCGGTGATCCGGAACGGGAATCGGAAAAGCGAAAAATGACCGAAGGAATTGCTCTCGGTAGTAAAACCGTCAGCGGACTGAAAACGCTGGCCGAAATGTTTGACTTGCCTTTCGAAGAATAA
- a CDS encoding ATP-binding protein: MYFKRDIEPELIKHLDKKEYTIITGARQTGKTTLLKHLYAKLKKEGKKTFFVSFEDVDILSSINKHPEEIFSVTARPQRKETDNNRLQPYYLFIDEIQYANNPTNFLKYLFDTYGSSLKIIATGSSAFYMDEKFKDSLAGRKRIFELQTLNFSEWLLFNNEDDLKEELRMIQKQKDYVSTRKRELMELFQTFIVYGGYPRVALEKEPEEKIFLLKELKNAFLRRDIDESGIQHYEKFYMLLTILAGQTGNLVNKNELSTTIGIDHKTVDKYLYVLQNSFHISLVKPFFSNIRKEFTKMPKIFFNDSGMRNVLLNRFYNFDNRDDKGALFENYIFKRLCELYDKEQIRYWRTTDKKEIDFVVTESFLKGKAYEVKTKCPAKTISAPAKFSEKYSGYSYKIVSLDKNNTCLWFLKL, encoded by the coding sequence ATGTATTTTAAAAGAGATATAGAACCTGAACTGATAAAACACCTTGACAAAAAAGAATATACAATTATCACGGGAGCCAGACAAACCGGCAAAACAACTTTATTGAAACATCTCTATGCAAAACTGAAAAAGGAAGGGAAAAAAACCTTTTTTGTCAGTTTTGAAGATGTAGATATTTTGAGTAGTATCAACAAACATCCTGAAGAGATATTTTCAGTAACTGCCCGCCCACAACGGAAAGAAACGGATAACAACAGGTTACAACCTTATTATTTATTTATTGATGAAATACAATACGCTAATAATCCCACGAACTTTTTAAAGTATCTATTTGACACTTATGGTAGCAGCTTGAAAATAATTGCTACCGGCAGCAGCGCTTTTTATATGGATGAAAAATTTAAAGATTCACTCGCAGGAAGAAAAAGAATTTTTGAATTACAAACCTTAAATTTTTCCGAATGGCTTTTGTTTAACAATGAAGATGACCTGAAAGAAGAGCTCCGAATGATACAGAAACAAAAAGATTATGTATCTACACGAAAAAGAGAATTGATGGAACTTTTTCAAACATTTATAGTTTATGGTGGTTATCCGCGTGTTGCTTTGGAAAAAGAACCGGAAGAAAAAATTTTTTTATTAAAAGAATTGAAAAATGCATTTTTGCGTAGAGACATTGACGAATCCGGGATACAGCATTACGAAAAGTTTTATATGCTACTTACCATACTTGCTGGACAAACAGGTAACTTGGTAAACAAAAACGAACTGTCCACTACCATAGGAATAGATCACAAAACAGTTGACAAATATTTGTATGTACTACAAAACAGTTTTCATATCTCATTGGTAAAACCATTTTTCTCCAATATCAGAAAAGAGTTTACCAAAATGCCAAAAATATTTTTTAACGACTCGGGAATGAGAAATGTTTTATTAAACAGATTTTACAACTTTGACAATCGTGATGACAAAGGCGCATTATTTGAAAATTACATATTTAAACGTTTGTGTGAGTTATACGATAAAGAACAGATAAGATATTGGCGTACTACCGACAAAAAAGAAATCGATTTTGTGGTAACTGAATCGTTTTTAAAAGGAAAAGCTTATGAAGTTAAAACAAAGTGTCCTGCAAAAACCATTTCCGCTCCGGCTAAATTTTCAGAAAAATATTCTGGATATTCTTATAAAATCGTCTCATTGGACAAAAACAACACTTGCTTGTGGTTTTTAAAATTATAA